One Phoenix dactylifera cultivar Barhee BC4 chromosome 14, palm_55x_up_171113_PBpolish2nd_filt_p, whole genome shotgun sequence DNA window includes the following coding sequences:
- the LOC103701240 gene encoding cationic peroxidase SPC4-like, which produces MASSLILVLVSSLAFLSCISEARTYPPIVDGLSFTFYESTCPNAESIIRNFLTTAFKSDIGLAAGLLRIHFHDCFVQGCDGSILLDGTASDPSEKDEPPNLTLRKTAFKAINDVKALLDRACGRVVSCADIAALAARDSVYLSGGPKYEVPLGRRDGLTFANRSATIAGLPAPTSNVTTLLTVLNKINLDTTDLVALSGGHTIGLAHCTSFTNRLFPSQDPIMNQYFAKNLYLTCPAANTDNTTVNDIRSPNTFDNKYYVDLLNREGLFTSDQDLYSDQRTKSLVTSFAINQSLFFEQFVYSIVKMGELSVLTGDQGEIRANCSARNPDTKFLWSVVDDEEGEKLAY; this is translated from the exons ATGGCTTCTTCTCTTATTCTCGTCCTGGTCTCTTCCCTTGCCTTCCTCTCCTGCATTTCAGAGGCCCGGACCTATCCTCCCATAGTGGACGGCCTTTCTTTCACCTTTTACGAGTCCACCTGCCCCAACGCTGAGTCCATTATCCGAAACTTCCTCACGACGGCCTTCAAGAGCGACATCGGCCTCGCCGCCGGCCTCCTCCGCATCCACTTCCATGACTGCTTCGTTCAG GGGTGCGATGGGTCGATTTTGCTGGACGGGACGGCGAGCGATCCAAGCGAGAAGGACGAGCCGCCCAACCTGACGCTCCGGAAGACGGCCTTCAAAGCCATCAACGACGTCAAGGCTCTTCTGGACCGGGCTTGTGGGCGGGTCGTCTCCTGTGCCGACATTGCTGCCTTAGCCGCCCGTGACTCAGTCTACTTG TCCGGCGGCCCCAAGTACGAGGTGCCTCTAGGCCGGCGCGATGGCCTCACGTTCGCCAATCGGTCCGCCACCATCGCCGGCCTCCCAGCCCCCACCTCCAACGTCACCACACTCCTCACTGTCCTCAACAAGATTAACCTCGATACCACCGACCTCGTCGCTCTCTCCGGCGGCCACACCATCGGCCTTGCGCATTGCACCTCCTTCACCAACCGCCTCTTCCCCTCCCAGGACCCCATCATGAACCAGTACTTCGCCAAGAACCTCTACCTCACCTGCCCGGCCGCCAACACGGACAACACCACCGTCAACGACATCCGATCCCCGAACACCTTCGACAACAAGTACTACGTCGACCTCTTGAACCGGGAGGGGCTCTTCACGTCGGACCAGGACCTGTACTCCGACCAGAGGACCAAGTCTCTTGTCACCAGCTTTGCCATCAACcagtctctcttctttgaacagTTCGTGTACTCCATCGTCAAGATGGGCGAGCTGAGCGTGCTTACCGGTGACCAGGGGGAGATCAGAGCCAACTGCTCGGCTCGCAACCCAGATACCAAGTTCTTGTGGTCTGTGGTGGATGATGAAGAGGGTGAGAAGCTGGCGTACTAG
- the LOC103701238 gene encoding peroxidase 12-like: protein MASSLILVLVSSLAFLSSTSEARTYPPIVKGLSFTFYESTCPHAESIIRQFLTTAFKKDIGLAAGLLRIHFHDCFVQGCDGSILLDGTASDPSEKGDLPNLTLRKTAFKAINDVKALLDRACGRVVSCADIAALAARDSVYLSGGPKYKVPLGRRDGLTFANGSVTNASLPAPTSNVTKLLAVLKKINLDTTDLVALSGGHTIGLAHCTSFTNRLFPSQDPIMNKYFAKNLYLTCPAANTNNTTVNDVRSPNTFDNKYYVDLLNREGLFTSDQDLYSDQRTKSLVTRFAISQSLFFEQFVYSIVKMGQLSVLTGDQGEIRANCSARNPDTKFLWSVVDDEEGEKLAY, encoded by the exons ATGGCTTCTTCTCTAATTCTCGTCCTAGTCTCTTCCCTTGCCTTCCTCTCCTCCACTTCAGAGGCCCGGACCTATCCTCCCATAGTGAAGGGTCTTTCCTTCACCTTTTACGAGTCCACCTGCCCCCACGCCGAGTCCATTATCCGACAATTCCTCACGACGGCCTTCAAGAAAGACATTGGCCTCGCCGCCGGCCTCCTCCGCATCCACTTCCATGACTGCTTCGTTCAG GGGTGCGATGGGTCGATTTTGCTGGACGGGACGGCGAGCGATCCGAGCGAGAAGGGCGATCTGCCCAACCTGACGCTCCGGAAGACGGCCTTCAAAGCCATCAACGACGTCAAGGCTCTTCTGGACCGGGCTTGTGGACGGGTCGTCTCCTGTGCCGACATTGCTGCCTTGGCCGCCCGTGACTCCGTCTACTTG TCCGGCGGCCCCAAGTACAAGGTGCCTCTAGGCCGGCGCGACGGCCTCACATTCGCCAATGGGTCCGTGACCAACGCCAGCCTCCCAGCCCCCACCTCCAACGTCACCAAACTGCTCGCTGTCCTCAAAAAGATTAACCTCGATACCACCGACCTCGTCGCGCTCTCCGGCGGCCACACCATCGGCCTTGCGCATTGCACCTCCTTCACCAACCGCCTCTTCCCCTCCCAGGACCCCATCATGAACAAGTACTTCGCCAAGAACCTCTACCTCACCTGCCCGGCCGCCAACACGAACAACACCACCGTCAACGACGTCCGATCCCCGAACACCTTCGACAACAAGTACTACGTCGACCTCTTGAACCGGGAGGGGCTCTTCACGTCGGACCAGGACCTGTACTCCGACCAGAGGACCAAGTCTCTTGTCACCAGATTTGCCATCAGCcagtctctcttctttgaacagTTCGTGTACTCCATCGTCAAGATGGGCCAGCTGAGCGTGCTGACCGGTGACCAGGGGGAGATCAGAGCCAACTGCTCGGCTCGCAACCCAGATACCAAGTTCTTGTGGTCTGTGGTGGATGATGAAGAGGGCGAGAAGCTGGCGTACTAG